A window of the Electrophorus electricus isolate fEleEle1 chromosome 11, fEleEle1.pri, whole genome shotgun sequence genome harbors these coding sequences:
- the glo1 gene encoding lactoylglutathione lyase encodes MADQGLTDDAAAAACKDGNPVTKDFMMQQTMLRVKDPVKSLHFYTGILGMTLLQKFDFPSMRFSLYFLGYEDKKEIPVDVKERTAWTFSRRATIELTHNWGSETDESQSYHNGNSDPRGFGHIGIAVPDVYAACKIFEEQGVTFVKKPDDGKMKGLAFIQDPDGYWIEILSPNTMMSITS; translated from the exons ATGGCCGACCAAGGACTGACGGATGACGCCGCGGCTGCCGCTTGCAAGGACGGGAATCCGGTTACAAAA gactTCATGATGCAACAGACAATGCTGAGGGTGAAGGATCCTGTGAAATCTCTGCATTTTTACACAGGCATACTTGGAATGAC CCTGTTGCAGAAATTTGATTTCCCTTCCATGCgcttctctctctacttcttGGGTTATGAAGATAAGAAGGAAATCCCTGTTGATGTCAAGGAGAGAACAGCGTGGACCTTCTCCCGCAGAGCCACAATCGAGCTCACGCA TAACTGGGGTTCGGAGACGGATGAAAGCCAGTCCTATCACAATGGAAATTCGGATCCTCGAGGATTCG GCCACATAGGAATTGCTGTACCAGATGTTTATGCGGCTTGCAAGATTTTTGAAGAGCAGGGGGTGACCTTTGTGAAAAAGCCAGACGATG GTAAAATGAAGGGTCTGGCTTTTATTCAGGACCCCGATGGCTACTGGATTGAGATTCTTAGCCCCAACACCATGATGTCCATCACCTCTTAA